A part of Palaemon carinicauda isolate YSFRI2023 chromosome 8, ASM3689809v2, whole genome shotgun sequence genomic DNA contains:
- the LOC137645337 gene encoding tigger transposable element-derived protein 1-like, which yields MPEKTYISREEKTMPGYKAAKDRLTLMLGANAEGSYKLKPLLVYRAANPRALKNVTKNSLPVIWMSNMKAWVTLAVFEDWFFHHFIPEVKLYCWENGIPFKILLVLDNAPGHPPHLNDFHPDVKVVYLPPNTTSLLQPMDQGVIANFKKYYTRRTYRMALKAVHSDPEMTLRSYWKSYNIFNCVKNIDASWREVTEVNLNAVWRTLCPQFVNDFRGFDQEGINKEILSTLVGLSDKLELDLQEEDFEELLESYGEEMSNQDLMELEAQQRVEEEEENACPHEEIRDETLGRGVFAHR from the coding sequence atgccagagaAGACCTACATTAGCCGTGAGGAGAAGACGATGCCCGGATATAAAGCGGCTAAAGACCGCCTAACCTTAATGCTTGGGGCGAATGCTGAAGGGAGCTACAAGCTGAAGCCGCTGCTAGTTTACCGAGCAGCTAACCCTCGAGCCCTGAAGAACGTGACGAAAAACTCTCTCCCCGTTATATGGATGTCAAAcatgaaggcatgggtgacactcgcTGTATTTGAGGACTGGTTCTTCCACCATTTCATCCCAGAAGTGAAGTTGTATTGCTGGGAAAATGGAATTCCATTCAAgatcctgctggtgctggacaatgcccctggccaCCCCCCGCACTTGAATGATTTTCATCCTGATGTCAAAGTTGTGTACCTGCCgccaaatacaacttcacttctgCAGCCGATGGACCAGGGCGTTATCGCCAATTTCAAGAAATATTACACCCGACGGACGTACAGGATGGCCTTGAAAGCAGTGCATTCTGACCCCGAGATGACCTTACGGAGCTACTGGAAGTCGTATAACATCTTTAACTGCGTAAAAAACATTGATGCATCGTGGCGTGAGGTTACCGAGGTCAACCTCAACGCCGTGTGGAGGACTCTATGCCCTCAGTTCGTCAACGACTTCCGTGGCTTTGATCAGGAGGGCATCAATAAAGAAATTCTCAGCACTCTTGTCGGCCTAAGTGACAAACTCGAGCTTGACCTGCAGGAGGAGGACTTCGAGGAATTGCTTGAGTCCTATGGGGAGGAAATGAGTAACCAAGACCTCATGGAGTTGGAGGCTCAGCAACGTgtcgaggaggaggaagaaaacgCCTGTCCCCATGAAGAAATTCGAGACGAAACACTTGGCCGAGGGGTTTTCGCTCATAGATAA
- the LOC137645338 gene encoding putative CENPB DNA-binding domain-containing protein 1 translates to MVGEKRKASSETGSAKKRQAISFETKVAIIKKLGTGKKMVSVARAYNLNRSTVGTIYKQKDRIMEHVKGAVPMQSTIISKKRGKIIEEMEKLLTIWLEDQQQRRIPLSLMLIQEKAKSIFEDVKAKAGESTAEETLMPATGGFPVSRRGLISTMCLYPERPHLRTKRLPSDSPKC, encoded by the coding sequence ATGGTTGGTGAAAAGCGAAAGGCTTCTAGTGAGACTGGTAGTGCAAAGAAGAGGCAAGCCATTTCATTTGAAACGAAAGTGGCAATAATAAAGAAGCTTGGTACGGGTAAGAAAATGGTGAGCGTTGCACGGGCATACAACTTGAATCGTTCGACCGTCGGTACCATTTATAAACAGAAAGATCGTATAATGGAACACGTGAAAGGTGCAGTGCCGATGCAATCGACGATCATTAGCAAAAAAAGAGGGaaaatcatagaagagatggagaaACTTCTCACCATTTGGCTCGAGGATCAGCAGCAGCGGCGTATTCCTCTGAGCCTTATGCTCATTCAGGAGAAGGCCAAATCTATCTTTGAGGATGTCAAGGCTAAGGCTGGGGAAAGCACTGCCGAAGAAACGTTAATGCCAGCCACGGGTGGTTTTCCCGTTTCAAGAAGAGGGCTAATCTCCACCATGTGTCTGTATCCGGAGAGGCCGCATCTGCGGACAAAGAGGCTGCCGAGCGATTCCCCCAAGTGTTGA